The genome window CGGTCCGGAGACATTGTCCGTGCGGGATCTCGCGAACGAATTCGCAAAGCGATTCGAGCGCCCCGCGGTATTTTCCGGCACGGAAAGTCCGACGGCATATCTCAATAATGCAACGCGCTCGCACCGTCTCTTCGGGAAACCAGCAACGCCGGTCGCAACAATGATCGACTGGACAGCGCAATGGATATCGGCAGGCGGACGATCGCTCGGAAAACCGACGCATTTTGAAACGAAGAACGGGAGATACTGATGAAAGTTAAGGACATCCCATCGGCTATTCTTGCGGATTTCCGCCGCGGCACGGTGATACCTGCCATGCCGCTCGCACTTACCAGGGAACGCACCTTCGACGAAAAACATCAGCGCGCGCTCCTCCGATATTACATCGATGCCGGTGTAGGGGGTATCGCCGTCGGCGTGCATTCGACGCAGTTCGAGATACGCGACCCCGATGTGAAGCTCTTCGAACCGGTGCTGGCATTCGCCTCGCGCGAGATCGATGCATACGCGGCAGAGCGTTCACGGCCGATAATGAAGGTCGCCGGTGTGTGCGGCAGGAGAACACAGGCCGAGGACGAAGCACGTTTCGCCGAAAAGAACGGATATCATGCCTGTCTGGTAAGCCTCGCCGCATATAAGAACGATACCGTTGAGGCAATGGTCGATCATATCCGTGCTGTCGCATCGATAATGCCGGTCATCGGTTTTTATCTGCAGCCGTCGGTGGGCGGGCGCGTGCTCCCGTACGAGTTCTGGCGGAAATTCGCCGATATCGAGAACATCGTCGGCATCAAGATGGCGCCGTTCAACCGCTATCAGACCTTCGATGTCGTACGCGCCGTCTGCGAAGCGGGCCGTGAGAACGACATCACGCTCTATACGGGCAACGATGATAATATCGTGCTCGATCTCCTCACCGAATACAATATCCGCACCGCTCGCGGGGAAACGCGGGTGCGCATCAAGGGCGGGCTTCTCGGCCACTGGTGCGTGTGGACGAAAAAGGCCGTCGAGCTTCTTGCTGAGATACACGGCATCACCGAGACCGGCAAGCCTGTGCCAGAGGAGCTTCTCACGCGCGCCATGGAGGTCACCGATACGAACGCGATATTCTTTGACGCGAAGAACGGCTATGCCGGATGCATTCCCGGTCTCCATGAAGTGCTTCGCCGTCAGGGCATATTCGCCGGTACCTGGTGCCTCAACACACATGAGCAATTGTCCCCCGGGCAGAGCGATGAGATAACTCGTCTGTATCGTTCATATCCGCATCTGCATGATGATGACTTCGTACGCGCGCATCTCGATGAGTGGCTGGCATAAGCGCATGGGCAGAAAAGCGGAAGCGACAAAAGCGAATATCCTTGCCATCGCGATAACCGAATTCGCGGAGCGCGGTTTTGACGGTGCGCGCATCAATGTCATTGCCGAGAAGGCGAAGATCAATAAAGAGCGCATCTACGCGTATTTCGAGAGCAAGGAAGGCCTCTATACCGCCGTCGTCGACGAGACATACGGAAGGGTGGTGACCGCGGAGGAGCCGCTTTCAGCGCTTACCGAGAACGATGCAGAACGCATGACAGAACGGATAATCTCGCTCTATTTCGATTTTCACCGCGCACACCCGGAATTCTCCCGCATCCTGGTCTGGGAGAATCTCGGCGGAGGAGGATACGCGAAGGATTTCGGGACACGGCGAAAGAAGATATTCGGTCATCTTGCGGCTATCTACGACGCCGGGCGGAGACGCGGTGTTTTCAAGAACGATGTCTCCTTCGAGAGCTACATCTTTACGCTGACGGCCGTCTCGTTCTTCTATTTTTCCAATCTTCGTACGATGAGCCGCACACTGTCGCTCAACCTGTCGGATACGGATGTTACGGGGCGTATCGTACGTGAATGTATCGCATTGCTGTCGAGATCGGGAGGGGACTGACATGGCACATCGTATCCTGCGTATCGTATCGATAGTACTCTGTGCCGGGGCTTTTCTCATTGCCGGTGGGAGCGTATCGGTGCCGAACGGCTCGTTCGAGGAGCATGCCGGCGGTATCCCGCTGTCATGGTCGCAGTGGGGCGGCGGCAAAGCCGTGTCGGTCGGCGTTACAACGGAGATGGTCCGTGCCGGGGGGTATGCGGTAAAGCTCGTTGATGACGATGAAAAGCAGCCCTGCGGCCTTGAAAGCGCGATGTTCCCGGTAACACCGGGGAAGACATATCATGCATCGGGATATTTCCATGTCGTCGATGGTGCGGCTTCGCTGTATCTTCAATTTTTTGACGCGCAGAAGAAGCGCATCGAAAAAGCGGTGA of Spirochaetota bacterium contains these proteins:
- a CDS encoding dihydrodipicolinate synthase family protein, with translation MKVKDIPSAILADFRRGTVIPAMPLALTRERTFDEKHQRALLRYYIDAGVGGIAVGVHSTQFEIRDPDVKLFEPVLAFASREIDAYAAERSRPIMKVAGVCGRRTQAEDEARFAEKNGYHACLVSLAAYKNDTVEAMVDHIRAVASIMPVIGFYLQPSVGGRVLPYEFWRKFADIENIVGIKMAPFNRYQTFDVVRAVCEAGRENDITLYTGNDDNIVLDLLTEYNIRTARGETRVRIKGGLLGHWCVWTKKAVELLAEIHGITETGKPVPEELLTRAMEVTDTNAIFFDAKNGYAGCIPGLHEVLRRQGIFAGTWCLNTHEQLSPGQSDEITRLYRSYPHLHDDDFVRAHLDEWLA
- a CDS encoding TetR family transcriptional regulator; its protein translation is MGRKAEATKANILAIAITEFAERGFDGARINVIAEKAKINKERIYAYFESKEGLYTAVVDETYGRVVTAEEPLSALTENDAERMTERIISLYFDFHRAHPEFSRILVWENLGGGGYAKDFGTRRKKIFGHLAAIYDAGRRRGVFKNDVSFESYIFTLTAVSFFYFSNLRTMSRTLSLNLSDTDVTGRIVRECIALLSRSGGD